The Vibrio gallaecicus genome contains a region encoding:
- a CDS encoding GGDEF domain-containing protein: MPANPILIVVVFMLIASLVMLAVSSVLEIDSNYDLFFETNTLVIVTYIYFVARRVIYKNRVLQYGALLLIFNLTYDVVTELHFLDVWADKNEFLDTFLEDGLLQTAFLLIAIGVTQVSSHLNEASKKDELTGLYNRKKFDAIQLEEFELIFLDLDGLKLVNDHKGHNVGDLMIVRFSQALSQAIIEKEMIFRVGGDEFVVTTEIGRSEEFISQVKAQLQGERISFSYGVEQATRCNFKQALIRSDQAMYEMKKEQKESDNTSSEH; the protein is encoded by the coding sequence ATGCCAGCAAACCCCATACTGATAGTCGTTGTCTTTATGCTAATTGCATCTTTAGTGATGCTTGCCGTCAGTTCAGTTTTAGAAATTGATTCTAATTATGACCTTTTCTTCGAAACGAATACGCTAGTAATTGTAACGTATATTTACTTTGTTGCCCGCCGAGTCATTTATAAGAATAGAGTCCTGCAATATGGCGCTTTATTACTCATATTTAATCTTACTTACGATGTAGTAACTGAATTGCACTTCTTAGATGTATGGGCTGATAAAAACGAGTTTTTGGACACATTTCTTGAAGATGGATTACTTCAAACAGCCTTTCTATTAATCGCTATTGGAGTCACACAAGTTTCCTCTCACCTCAATGAAGCAAGCAAAAAAGATGAATTAACAGGGCTGTATAACCGTAAAAAATTTGATGCTATACAACTAGAAGAATTTGAACTAATTTTTTTAGACCTTGATGGTCTGAAACTGGTGAATGACCACAAAGGTCATAATGTTGGCGATTTAATGATAGTCCGCTTTTCTCAAGCTCTATCTCAAGCCATTATTGAAAAAGAAATGATTTTCAGAGTGGGTGGTGACGAATTTGTTGTAACCACTGAAATAGGACGAAGTGAAGAATTCATCTCTCAAGTGAAAGCACAACTACAAGGTGAGAGGATCTCTTTTTCATACGGGGTTGAACAAGCTACCCGTTGTAATTTCAAACAGGCTTTAATTCGGTCTGACCAAGCTATGTATGAAATGAAAAAAGAACAGAAAGAAAGCGATAACACAAGTTCGGAGCATTAA
- the cobB gene encoding Sir2 family NAD+-dependent deacetylase yields the protein MNFPYKNIVILTGAGISAESGIQTFRAQDGLWENHKIEDVATPEGFVKDPDLVQEFYNKRRAGLQGKEINPNSAHLALGELEDQLEGKVTIITQNIDNLHERGGSSNIIHMHGELLKARCSESNQVIEYKDKITTGDLCHCCQIPAQMRPHIVWFGEMPLRMGDIYSALEEADLFVSIGTSGVVYPAAGFVHDAKMHGAHTIEVNLEPSAVESEFEEKRYGKASIEIPKLVKELLTRDGALSA from the coding sequence ATGAATTTCCCATATAAGAACATTGTGATTCTCACTGGCGCTGGCATTTCGGCCGAGTCAGGCATTCAGACATTTCGAGCTCAAGATGGATTATGGGAAAACCATAAAATTGAAGATGTGGCAACGCCTGAAGGTTTCGTCAAAGATCCTGATCTCGTACAAGAATTTTATAATAAAAGAAGAGCAGGGCTTCAAGGGAAAGAAATAAACCCTAATTCCGCTCATCTAGCATTAGGTGAACTGGAAGATCAGCTTGAAGGTAAAGTGACCATTATTACTCAGAATATCGATAACCTTCATGAACGAGGCGGAAGTTCGAATATTATCCATATGCATGGTGAACTACTTAAGGCGAGATGTAGTGAATCGAATCAAGTAATTGAGTATAAAGATAAGATTACGACGGGTGATTTATGCCATTGTTGTCAAATTCCGGCTCAAATGCGACCTCATATTGTTTGGTTTGGTGAAATGCCTTTACGTATGGGCGACATTTATTCTGCCTTAGAAGAAGCTGACCTCTTTGTTTCTATAGGGACATCTGGAGTGGTGTACCCAGCAGCGGGCTTTGTACACGATGCAAAAATGCATGGAGCTCATACGATCGAAGTGAACTTAGAGCCAAGTGCTGTGGAAAGTGAATTTGAAGAAAAACGTTATGGTAAAGCGAGTATTGAGATTCCCAAACTAGTTAAAGAATTACTTACTCGGGATGGTGCTCTAAGCGCTTAA
- a CDS encoding ammonium transporter — protein sequence MSETVTQVHSAVQSLTQSSDTLFLLLGAIMVFLMHAGFAFLEVGTVRKKNQVNALVKILADFGVSAIAYFFIGYWVAYGANFFADAETLSQANGYEMVKFFFLLTFAAAIPAIVSGGIAERARFYPILIATFFTVGFVYPLFEGIIWNGNFGLQAWFEAQFGYGFHDFAGSVVVHGVGGWIALVAVYFLGMRKGRIRAGKHTNFAPSNIPFLALGAWILCVGWFGFNVMSAQAINGISGLVAMNSLMAMVGGILAALVAGKNDPGFIHNGPLAGLVAVCAGSDLMHPLGALVTGGIAGALFVYLFTYMQNKTKIDDVLGVWPLHGVCGAWGGIAAGIFGQQALWGLGGVSFTVQLLGTFAGILVALIGSFIVYGLLNKFTGLRLSEEDEFNGADLSIHKISSISED from the coding sequence ATGAGTGAAACGGTTACCCAGGTTCATAGCGCTGTACAGAGCCTAACCCAAAGTTCAGATACCTTATTTCTACTACTTGGTGCCATTATGGTGTTCTTGATGCACGCTGGCTTCGCTTTTTTGGAAGTGGGAACAGTACGAAAAAAGAACCAAGTGAATGCTTTAGTAAAAATACTGGCTGATTTTGGCGTTTCTGCCATTGCGTATTTTTTTATTGGCTATTGGGTTGCTTATGGCGCTAACTTTTTTGCTGATGCAGAAACGCTCTCACAAGCAAATGGCTATGAAATGGTTAAATTCTTTTTCTTACTGACTTTTGCAGCAGCTATTCCTGCCATAGTATCGGGTGGTATTGCTGAGCGTGCACGCTTTTACCCAATATTGATTGCAACGTTCTTTACTGTTGGTTTTGTGTACCCACTTTTTGAAGGCATTATTTGGAATGGTAACTTTGGTCTGCAAGCTTGGTTTGAGGCTCAATTTGGTTATGGTTTTCATGATTTCGCAGGCTCTGTTGTTGTGCATGGTGTTGGCGGTTGGATAGCTTTAGTTGCTGTGTACTTCTTAGGTATGCGTAAGGGGCGTATTCGTGCAGGAAAACACACCAACTTTGCACCATCAAATATCCCATTCCTTGCTCTTGGCGCATGGATCTTATGTGTCGGTTGGTTTGGCTTCAATGTGATGTCAGCACAAGCGATTAACGGCATTAGTGGCTTGGTTGCTATGAACTCTTTAATGGCAATGGTCGGCGGCATTCTGGCAGCACTTGTGGCGGGTAAAAATGACCCAGGCTTTATTCATAATGGTCCATTAGCTGGCTTAGTTGCAGTATGTGCTGGTTCGGACTTAATGCACCCACTTGGAGCGTTAGTAACAGGTGGTATTGCAGGTGCTCTATTCGTGTATTTATTTACATACATGCAGAATAAAACCAAGATAGACGACGTATTGGGTGTGTGGCCTTTACATGGTGTTTGTGGTGCTTGGGGCGGTATTGCAGCTGGCATCTTTGGACAACAAGCGTTGTGGGGGCTAGGTGGGGTGAGTTTTACGGTTCAACTCTTAGGTACATTCGCTGGTATTCTTGTTGCTTTAATCGGTTCATTTATTGTTTACGGGCTACTGAACAAATTCACAGGGCTGCGCTTAAGTGAAGAAGATGAATTTAACGGTGCTGATTTATCAATTCATAAGATTTCCTCTATCAGTGAAGACTAA
- a CDS encoding formate dehydrogenase subunit gamma gives MKRIYVLLVSVFALLFSTVAFSEATATTEKANAEQEVVQLAGADYWRQVKDGQEGYTTAQHREAGVLINTSGQLWREIRNKWITPIGALMIGASFASLFAFYLWAGQIKVDKPKTGKKVLRWTPFERALHWYTAILFIILGFSGLTLLYGKHVMKPVLSDGIWANLVMAAKISHNYLGPLFVVGITVMLVKWLKNNFFTKVDLEWFKAGGGILPNGKHPSADFCNGGEKVWFWLLATAGVAVCISGLVMNFPMFGQLREHMQIANVIHAVASLGLIAASFGHIYIGTVGTEGALEGMKTGYVDESWAKQHHNLWYDRVKDKAE, from the coding sequence GTGAAACGTATATACGTATTATTAGTTAGCGTTTTTGCTCTTCTGTTTTCAACAGTTGCTTTTTCGGAAGCAACTGCCACGACAGAAAAAGCGAATGCAGAACAAGAAGTTGTTCAATTAGCGGGCGCAGATTACTGGCGACAAGTTAAAGATGGACAAGAAGGCTATACAACAGCTCAGCATCGTGAAGCTGGTGTGTTGATCAACACTTCTGGTCAGTTGTGGCGTGAAATTCGAAATAAGTGGATTACCCCAATCGGTGCATTAATGATTGGTGCGTCGTTTGCGTCGCTTTTTGCTTTCTACTTATGGGCAGGGCAAATTAAAGTCGATAAGCCAAAGACGGGGAAAAAGGTACTGCGTTGGACTCCCTTTGAAAGAGCACTACATTGGTATACCGCAATTCTATTTATTATCCTTGGTTTCTCGGGTTTGACGCTCCTGTATGGCAAACATGTAATGAAACCTGTGCTATCTGATGGCATTTGGGCGAACTTAGTTATGGCTGCTAAGATTTCCCATAACTATTTAGGTCCTTTGTTTGTGGTTGGCATTACGGTAATGCTTGTTAAGTGGTTAAAAAACAATTTCTTTACCAAAGTGGACTTAGAGTGGTTTAAAGCCGGTGGTGGTATTTTACCAAATGGGAAACACCCATCTGCTGACTTTTGTAACGGTGGCGAAAAGGTTTGGTTTTGGCTGTTAGCTACGGCTGGAGTTGCGGTGTGTATTTCTGGTCTTGTGATGAATTTCCCAATGTTTGGTCAACTTCGAGAGCATATGCAAATTGCTAATGTTATCCATGCCGTTGCTTCACTGGGTTTAATCGCGGCTTCTTTTGGTCATATTTATATTGGTACGGTGGGGACTGAAGGCGCATTAGAAGGTATGAAAACCGGCTATGTAGACGAGTCATGGGCTAAGCAACACCACAACCTTTGGTATGATCGAGTAAAAGATAAAGCTGAATAG
- the fdh3B gene encoding formate dehydrogenase FDH3 subunit beta translates to MAKMKFLCDTKRCIECNGCVTACKNENDDALEWGIQRRRVVTLNDGEPGENSISVACMHCTDAPCMAVCPTDCFKQTDDGIVLHNKDLCIGCGYCLFACPFGAPQFPQESAFGERGKMDKCTFCAGGPETEAGSEEERKKYGANRIAEGKLPMCASLCSTKALIAGDAEKVSEIFRQRVVERGAKGAGWTNGEDLSFDATKS, encoded by the coding sequence ATGGCTAAGATGAAATTCCTGTGTGACACCAAACGTTGTATTGAATGTAATGGTTGTGTCACAGCATGTAAGAACGAAAATGATGACGCATTAGAGTGGGGCATTCAACGCCGACGCGTTGTGACATTGAATGACGGTGAACCGGGTGAAAACTCGATTTCTGTCGCGTGTATGCACTGTACTGACGCACCTTGTATGGCGGTTTGCCCAACAGATTGCTTTAAGCAAACAGACGACGGCATTGTATTACACAATAAAGACTTATGTATTGGTTGTGGTTATTGCTTGTTTGCATGTCCATTTGGAGCTCCGCAATTCCCTCAAGAGTCAGCATTTGGCGAGCGAGGAAAAATGGATAAATGTACATTCTGTGCAGGTGGTCCTGAAACTGAGGCAGGCTCAGAAGAAGAACGCAAAAAATACGGTGCGAACCGTATAGCAGAAGGCAAACTGCCAATGTGTGCTTCACTATGTTCAACGAAAGCGCTTATTGCCGGTGATGCTGAGAAAGTATCAGAGATTTTCCGTCAGCGTGTTGTTGAACGTGGTGCGAAAGGCGCAGGTTGGACAAACGGTGAAGATCTTTCATTTGATGCAACAAAAAGCTAG
- a CDS encoding formate dehydrogenase subunit alpha: MKLTKRSDSVTKQENQLGISRRSFMKNSSLAAGGVAVGASMFAPSMIKKAEAKSVDPTAKTEIKRTICSHCSVGCGIYAEVQNGVWTGQEPAFDHPFNAGGHCAKGAALREHGHGERRLKYPMKLEGGKWKKLSWEQAIEEIGNKALDIRKESGPDSVYWLGSAKHSNEQAYTFRKMASIWGTNNVDHQARICHSTTVSGVANTWGYGAMTNSFNDMHNCKSMLFIGSNPAEAHPVAMQHILIAKEKNDCKIVVADPRRTRTAAKADHYVSLRPGTDVAFIWGVLWHVFENKWEDKEFIRQRVYGMDEIRAEVAKWTPEEVERVTSVSKEEVYQTAKLLSENRPGCIVWCMGGTQHTTGNNNTRAYCVLELALGNMGKSGGGANIFRGHDNVQGATDLGVLSHTLPGYYGLSDGAWKHWSKVWGVDYAWLTDRFDQKKYHGKKPMNNMGIPVSRWIDGVLENKDNIEQNDNIRAMFYWGHAVNSQTRGVEMKKAMQKLDMMVIVDPYPTVAAVMNDRTDGVYLLPATTQFETTGSVTASNRSLQWRDQVIDPLFESKPDHEIMYLLSKKLGIAEQLFKNVRVENNQPVIEDITREFNKGMWTIGYTGQSPERIKEHQQNWHTFHKTTLEAEGGAAHGETYGLPWPCWGTPEMKHPGTHILYDTSKAVADGGGNFRARFGVEFEGDNLLAEDSYSKDCELEDGYPEFSDKLLKHLGWWDDLTEKEKAAAEGKNWKTDTSGGIQRVAIKHGCMPFGNAKARAIVWTFPDRVPLHREPLYTPRRDLVADYPTWDDSESIYRLPTLYKSIQDQDKSGEYPIILTSGRLVEYEGGGEETRSNPWLAELQQEMFVEVNPKDANDIGFKDGEMVWVEGAEKGRIHVKAMVTRRVKPGLAFIPFHFGGKFQGEELRDKYPEGTDPYVIGESANIATTYGYDPVTQMQETKVTLCKITKA, encoded by the coding sequence ATGAAATTAACGAAACGCTCCGATAGCGTCACTAAACAAGAAAACCAATTAGGTATTAGCCGCCGCTCTTTCATGAAAAACAGCTCACTTGCCGCTGGTGGTGTTGCTGTTGGTGCTTCAATGTTTGCGCCATCAATGATTAAGAAAGCTGAAGCAAAATCAGTTGACCCGACCGCTAAAACTGAAATCAAACGTACGATTTGTTCACATTGTTCTGTTGGTTGCGGCATTTATGCAGAAGTTCAAAATGGTGTATGGACGGGGCAAGAACCTGCTTTTGATCATCCATTCAATGCTGGTGGTCACTGTGCAAAAGGCGCAGCACTACGTGAGCATGGCCATGGTGAACGCCGTTTAAAATACCCAATGAAGCTTGAAGGTGGTAAATGGAAGAAGCTTTCTTGGGAACAGGCAATTGAAGAAATTGGCAACAAAGCATTAGATATTCGTAAAGAATCTGGACCTGATTCAGTTTACTGGTTAGGCAGTGCTAAGCACAGTAATGAGCAGGCCTATACTTTCCGAAAAATGGCGTCTATTTGGGGAACGAATAATGTCGATCACCAAGCGCGTATTTGTCACTCCACAACGGTTTCAGGTGTAGCAAACACTTGGGGTTACGGGGCAATGACCAATTCATTTAATGACATGCATAATTGTAAATCTATGCTTTTCATTGGTTCAAACCCAGCAGAAGCTCACCCAGTTGCCATGCAGCACATCTTAATCGCGAAAGAAAAGAACGATTGTAAGATTGTGGTAGCTGACCCTCGTCGTACTCGCACTGCAGCAAAAGCTGATCATTATGTGTCACTTCGCCCAGGTACGGATGTTGCGTTTATTTGGGGTGTGTTATGGCACGTATTTGAAAATAAATGGGAAGACAAAGAGTTTATCCGCCAACGTGTTTACGGTATGGATGAAATTCGAGCTGAAGTTGCGAAATGGACACCAGAAGAAGTTGAGCGCGTAACCAGCGTAAGCAAAGAAGAAGTTTACCAAACGGCTAAGCTACTTTCAGAGAATCGACCTGGCTGTATTGTTTGGTGTATGGGCGGTACTCAACATACAACAGGTAACAACAATACACGCGCTTACTGTGTACTTGAGCTTGCGCTTGGAAACATGGGTAAATCTGGTGGTGGTGCGAATATCTTCCGTGGTCACGATAACGTTCAAGGCGCAACTGACCTTGGTGTGCTTTCACATACTCTACCAGGCTACTACGGTTTATCTGATGGCGCGTGGAAGCATTGGTCAAAAGTGTGGGGTGTTGATTACGCTTGGCTAACCGATCGCTTCGATCAGAAAAAATACCATGGCAAGAAACCAATGAATAATATGGGTATTCCCGTATCTCGTTGGATTGATGGTGTTCTTGAAAATAAAGATAACATTGAGCAAAACGATAATATTCGCGCAATGTTCTATTGGGGCCATGCGGTTAACTCGCAAACCCGTGGCGTCGAAATGAAAAAAGCGATGCAGAAGTTGGATATGATGGTGATTGTCGATCCATACCCGACGGTTGCAGCGGTAATGAATGATCGTACTGATGGTGTATATCTACTTCCTGCTACGACTCAGTTCGAAACCACAGGTTCAGTCACGGCTTCAAACCGCTCACTTCAGTGGCGTGATCAAGTCATTGATCCATTATTTGAATCTAAACCTGACCATGAAATCATGTACCTGCTATCTAAAAAGTTAGGTATTGCAGAGCAGTTATTTAAAAACGTTCGTGTTGAAAACAATCAGCCTGTTATCGAAGATATCACTCGTGAATTTAATAAAGGCATGTGGACAATTGGCTACACAGGCCAAAGCCCTGAACGTATTAAAGAACATCAACAAAACTGGCACACCTTCCATAAGACGACTCTTGAAGCAGAAGGTGGGGCAGCTCATGGTGAAACCTATGGTCTCCCTTGGCCATGTTGGGGGACACCTGAAATGAAACACCCAGGCACCCATATTTTATACGATACATCTAAAGCGGTTGCAGATGGTGGTGGTAACTTCCGTGCTCGATTTGGTGTGGAATTTGAAGGGGATAATCTACTTGCTGAAGATAGTTATTCAAAAGATTGTGAGCTCGAAGATGGTTACCCTGAATTCAGTGACAAACTATTGAAGCACCTAGGTTGGTGGGATGACTTAACTGAAAAAGAAAAAGCTGCAGCGGAAGGTAAAAATTGGAAGACAGATACTTCCGGTGGTATCCAGCGCGTAGCCATTAAACACGGTTGTATGCCTTTCGGTAACGCAAAAGCGCGTGCCATTGTGTGGACATTCCCTGACAGAGTCCCACTTCACCGTGAGCCACTTTACACGCCTCGTCGTGATTTAGTCGCTGATTATCCAACATGGGATGACAGTGAATCTATCTACCGTTTACCGACTTTGTACAAGTCTATTCAAGACCAAGATAAATCAGGTGAATACCCAATCATTCTTACTTCTGGTCGTTTAGTTGAATACGAAGGCGGTGGTGAAGAAACACGTTCTAACCCTTGGCTGGCAGAGCTCCAACAAGAAATGTTTGTGGAAGTTAACCCGAAAGATGCCAATGACATCGGCTTTAAAGATGGTGAAATGGTTTGGGTTGAAGGCGCTGAAAAAGGGCGTATTCATGTGAAAGCCATGGTTACTCGCAGAGTGAAACCAGGTCTTGCATTCATACCTTTCCATTTTGGTGGCAAATTCCAAGGTGAAGAGTTAAGAGACAAGTACCCAGAAGGGACAGACCCATACGTAATTGGTGAATCAGCCAATATCGCAACGACCTATGGCTATGATCCTGTGACGCAAATGCAGGAAACCAAAGTTACTCTCTGTAAAATTACTAAAGCGTAA
- a CDS encoding twin-arginine translocation signal domain-containing protein, protein MKDQDKVNTSRRDLLKGLSTAAVAGAVVAGTAKVANASEENTPKSNIEINQEGYHETKHIRDYYDSL, encoded by the coding sequence ATGAAAGATCAAGATAAGGTAAACACCAGCCGTAGAGACCTTCTTAAAGGACTAAGTACTGCAGCCGTTGCGGGGGCTGTCGTTGCTGGTACAGCAAAAGTGGCTAATGCCTCAGAAGAGAATACCCCAAAAAGTAACATCGAAATTAATCAAGAAGGCTATCACGAAACTAAACATATTCGTGATTACTACGACAGTCTATAG
- a CDS encoding TorD/DmsD family molecular chaperone, which translates to MKSDNQLSANQSSENASNNDESLRADIYLLIAQLFRSAPSEEFLMWLTQLEVTEDQHPMAIAWNALREAARSHSLNQVAEEYQDLFIGVGRGEVVQFGSWHITGSLMEKPLSDLRQDLDALGFERHKDVKEPEDHISALLEVMSMLVELPKPVQQTFFNKHIGNWAGSFVEQLQQAKSVSFYAAVANLLNAYLTIEQVSFAVNPKHNKAVHKVDVKNQIFVEEKR; encoded by the coding sequence ATGAAATCAGACAATCAATTATCAGCTAATCAATCTTCAGAGAATGCATCAAATAATGATGAGTCGCTGCGTGCAGATATTTACTTACTTATTGCCCAACTTTTTAGAAGTGCACCGAGTGAAGAATTTTTAATGTGGCTAACTCAACTTGAAGTCACAGAAGATCAGCATCCTATGGCGATTGCTTGGAATGCACTTCGTGAAGCCGCGCGTTCACATTCATTAAACCAAGTGGCTGAAGAATACCAAGATTTGTTTATTGGTGTAGGGCGTGGAGAAGTCGTTCAGTTTGGATCTTGGCATATCACCGGCTCTCTCATGGAAAAACCTTTGTCTGATCTTCGACAAGACCTAGATGCTCTTGGGTTTGAGAGACACAAAGACGTTAAAGAGCCTGAAGATCATATTTCAGCTTTGCTTGAAGTGATGTCAATGCTTGTTGAATTACCTAAACCTGTTCAGCAAACATTTTTCAACAAACATATTGGTAATTGGGCTGGTTCATTCGTGGAGCAACTACAACAAGCGAAAAGCGTAAGTTTTTATGCGGCAGTTGCCAACTTATTGAATGCGTATTTGACCATAGAACAAGTGAGCTTTGCTGTGAATCCTAAACACAATAAAGCTGTTCATAAAGTCGATGTAAAAAATCAGATTTTTGTAGAAGAAAAGCGCTGA
- a CDS encoding 4Fe-4S binding protein, producing the protein MLKQFLKQYDSTNGKARAYAIDNTVELANLIPPTVSYESGGNTLIVGPTAIILSAAEQLKEMHSLTLLSTDGISADSANGSDSLPNLYFTSSIQLDGFLGTFTALIENNGLTTNLAKVAINSDCFDVVLDLSLTGCMTEEVPVPGYYPVGRGYPKLADALEKIPTLMGTFDKPKYFRLDTDLCAHSSRGIKGCERCVDACPAGALSSEGNDQIGHKIEINPYLCQGVGTCATACPTEAIHYALPNPQDTQKFIERTLTNYEQAGGIDPIVLICSSRHEAYNLMALQALPDNVIPIVVEELPSVGIDTWFAALTNGATQVLFAASKHMPATILRVLNNEVGIAQDLLDQLGLNKECIDILYLETLRELAQNGQALELQTLPFELWIGDLEGTKRERLFTALDALVSNRIPVETLQPLSSSAPYGTVDCESKDCTLCMACVSVCPTRALHNDGQSPNLQFVEQDCVQCGMCEKACPENALTLTPRMNWDKASRTQAITLHEEKAAECLRCKKPFAPQSMITMLQDKLRGHSQFSDELSISRIAMCEDCRVVDIFESMAEKPEQQLKF; encoded by the coding sequence ATGTTAAAACAATTCTTAAAACAATATGACTCTACCAATGGCAAGGCTCGTGCTTATGCTATTGATAATACAGTAGAGCTTGCAAACCTTATCCCACCAACGGTTAGTTACGAAAGTGGCGGTAATACGCTAATTGTTGGACCTACCGCAATAATTCTAAGCGCAGCAGAACAACTTAAAGAGATGCATTCTCTTACTTTGCTATCGACTGATGGTATCTCCGCTGATTCAGCAAATGGTTCTGATTCACTACCTAATCTATATTTTACGAGTTCGATTCAGCTGGATGGCTTTCTTGGCACTTTTACAGCATTAATTGAAAATAATGGTTTGACGACCAACCTAGCAAAAGTAGCTATTAATAGTGATTGCTTTGATGTAGTACTCGATTTATCTCTAACAGGGTGCATGACGGAAGAAGTCCCTGTACCTGGTTATTACCCGGTAGGGCGAGGTTATCCAAAACTGGCTGATGCATTGGAAAAGATCCCAACATTAATGGGCACTTTTGATAAGCCGAAATACTTTAGACTTGATACCGATTTGTGTGCGCATAGCTCTCGCGGTATTAAAGGGTGTGAACGTTGTGTTGATGCCTGCCCAGCCGGAGCATTATCCAGTGAAGGGAATGATCAAATAGGTCATAAGATTGAAATTAACCCTTATCTTTGCCAAGGCGTAGGTACATGTGCGACAGCATGCCCGACAGAAGCGATTCACTATGCGCTTCCTAACCCTCAAGATACTCAAAAATTCATCGAGCGTACTCTAACAAATTACGAGCAAGCGGGCGGAATAGACCCAATTGTACTTATCTGTAGTTCACGTCATGAAGCGTATAACTTAATGGCACTTCAAGCACTGCCAGATAACGTTATTCCAATTGTTGTAGAAGAACTTCCATCTGTTGGTATAGATACTTGGTTTGCTGCTCTTACTAACGGTGCAACACAAGTTTTATTTGCAGCAAGTAAGCATATGCCTGCAACAATTCTTAGGGTGCTTAATAACGAAGTCGGTATTGCTCAAGATTTATTGGATCAATTAGGTCTAAATAAAGAATGCATTGATATTCTTTATTTAGAGACGCTAAGAGAACTGGCCCAAAACGGTCAAGCATTAGAATTACAAACGCTTCCTTTTGAACTTTGGATTGGTGATCTAGAGGGAACAAAGCGAGAAAGACTATTTACAGCTTTAGATGCGTTAGTAAGTAATCGAATTCCTGTTGAGACTCTTCAACCTCTATCTTCTTCTGCTCCATATGGCACTGTCGATTGCGAATCAAAAGATTGTACTTTGTGTATGGCTTGCGTGTCTGTTTGCCCAACACGTGCACTTCATAATGATGGTCAATCTCCTAATCTTCAATTTGTAGAACAAGATTGTGTTCAATGTGGCATGTGTGAAAAAGCTTGTCCTGAGAATGCATTAACTCTTACTCCAAGAATGAATTGGGATAAAGCAAGTCGAACTCAAGCTATCACCCTCCATGAAGAAAAAGCAGCGGAATGTCTGCGTTGTAAAAAGCCTTTCGCTCCTCAGTCAATGATCACCATGCTTCAAGATAAGTTACGCGGTCATTCTCAATTTTCAGATGAGCTATCAATTAGTCGCATTGCTATGTGCGAAGACTGCCGTGTAGTCGATATTTTTGAATCGATGGCAGAGAAGCCTGAACAGCAGTTGAAATTCTAA
- a CDS encoding DUF3306 domain-containing protein translates to MVNNFFSRWSQRKLDGDNPDSAVSQDTSNFQDESDKVNAEDKNLAADGVGTDKLATESVETTTSDENLSETEYLNDTSLEEVVEETSLAQLLASGAEAGAKKAAMRKLFLSGEFSEVDRLNDYDHDYSSVKSLTTEAASKLRNWVNEKLEEDEIAESERADANKELVSDKESDSNDKLASNAEEDNTEEESLKEVDQEASNLEKSVEPLDQEASIEVSHAGAPDVDVPKSHVLDNQ, encoded by the coding sequence GTGGTCAATAATTTCTTTTCGCGTTGGTCTCAACGTAAGTTAGACGGTGATAATCCAGATTCAGCGGTAAGCCAAGATACATCTAACTTTCAAGATGAGTCTGATAAGGTTAATGCTGAGGATAAAAATCTAGCTGCCGATGGTGTTGGTACAGATAAATTAGCTACAGAAAGCGTAGAAACGACAACGTCTGATGAGAACTTATCAGAAACGGAATACTTGAATGACACGTCTTTAGAAGAAGTGGTAGAAGAAACGTCACTAGCACAATTACTTGCTTCCGGCGCCGAAGCTGGTGCAAAAAAGGCTGCTATGCGTAAGCTATTCCTCAGTGGCGAATTCAGTGAAGTCGATAGGTTGAATGATTACGACCATGATTATTCATCCGTAAAAAGCCTAACGACTGAAGCCGCAAGCAAGCTTCGTAACTGGGTGAATGAAAAATTGGAAGAAGATGAAATAGCAGAGTCTGAACGGGCAGATGCTAATAAAGAACTAGTCTCTGATAAAGAGTCAGATTCTAATGACAAACTCGCTTCCAATGCCGAAGAGGATAATACTGAAGAGGAAAGCTTAAAAGAAGTTGACCAAGAAGCATCAAACCTTGAGAAGAGTGTGGAACCGCTTGATCAGGAAGCAAGTATAGAAGTATCTCATGCAGGAGCACCAGATGTGGATGTTCCTAAAAGTCATGTATTAGATAATCAATAA